In the Streptomyces sp. SJL17-4 genome, GCCCAACCTCCCCGAGCGTGTGTCCGCTGATTCGTGAGCCGGTGAAGCTCCACGGAGAGTCGCAGCTTCCTCCCTTACAGGAGAACGGGCGCGGGCCCTGCAGGCGAGTTCGAGCAGGCCCTGATGGAGGTCGGGTCGCCGTTCGTAGCGGATTCGGCGTCGCTTGAACGGGTGCAGCCAGACCAAGGCACGCTGGACCACCCGGCACGTCCGCTCCTTCGCGGTCATGCTCACCAACCGCGAGGCGAGCGCCTGCCTGACTGGCTCGACGCCGTCCGCCAGGACGATCTGCCCAGCCTCCACACTCTCGCTGGCGGCATCGACCGAGACGGCGACGCCGTCATCGCCGGCCTCACCCTGTCGTGGAACTCCGGAGTCGTCGAAGGCCACGTCAACCGGATCGCGATACTCAAGCGCCAGATGTTCGGACGGCAGGCTCCCGACTTCCACGTAAACGCGTCCTGCTCGCCCCGTGATCACGTTTCTGTTGCCCGATGCGAGGATCCCGGCGACCGGACGCTAGGAGATCAGCATGGGCACCTGGGACATCAGCATGGGTACCTGGGACATCAGCCCCGTCGACAACGACACAGCTGCAGACTTCGCCAACGCTCCCTCAGGTGGCCGGTGTTGTCGAAGCGGCCAAAATCGCCCCTCCACTGCCCTGACTATTCGTCCTCGTCCTCGTCCGTGGCGGTGTCCCACGCCCGTAGGAATTCTCCGGCCGCGGTCGTGATCTGGAGAACTTCACACTCCATGAGCTGCGCAGCGGCGAAGAGCCGCTGCCGGACCTGTTCGCTGTCTTCAGGCGGGAAATCGATCCGTATCTGGTGGGGGTGGGAGACGTCGTAGGTGAGCAACCAGTCGGTGTCGACGGTCGCGAAGTGGTCCTGTCCTGTCTCCTCGGACGCGGAGCGCCACGATCCCCGGTCGGTGGTGGGAGCCAGTGCCTCGCGAAGCCGCCGTAGACGCTCCGGGTGGGCAGTGGGGCCTTCGGACAGGCGCATGCATCTGTGGATGCGGGGACGGAAGGTGTTGAACCATGGCACCAGGCCCGGTTCCATGTCCATGAGTAGACGGGAGCTGACCTGCCCGCCGGCCCAGCCTTCGATGAATGCTGCCGCTCTCATGGGATGGGTCTCGTACCAGCCTTCGTTGCTCCACACCACGACAGGCCAGTCATCAGGGGACCCACTGGTAAGCCAGCACAGGCGGTCGGCATCCATCGTGGTGCCCCAGACGAGCAGTGCGCCGAGAGCCGGGTGCAGCGGATACGGGTAGCGATCGCGGTCCCGTTCAGGCGATCCCGTGAGGCTGGCGCTTTGCCACTCGATGCCGTTGTGCCTGCTCTTACCGAAAGGTGTCCGAAGGTAGAGGAAATCGCAGAACTCTCCCCACCCGTAGGTCTCGACAAGCCGTTTGTAATCGCCGGGAAGCCGAGTGCCGATCGATATCTCCGCAGCGGTCCAGTCTCCGTGAGCATCCACGGGTTCGGCAGGCGGCACCACAAGCTCGACCAGCCGGTCGCAGTCGGTCGCGGTTGTCTTCGAATCAGCCATGAGGGCAGCGTATGCATCACCCCAAGGAGGTCTGGCTGGATTTTCCTGGCCGGAGATCATCTCGGGGGTTGTCGGACGGTCCGCATAGCGGCGGCGGAGGTGGGCGATCAGGCAGTGCTGCAGGCAGGCAACCACGGTGGGCGCAGGCGATGTCCTGGACGCGGCGTGAGAGGCCCTGTCAGCGAAAGAAGCGGTCGCTGACCTGCACGGCACTGGGGGCGCCGGCGATGTGCCGCACGTAGCGGCTGTGGCGCCACTGGCTGAGCCGGCCGCATCCCGTACACCCTCCGGGAACATCGGCCCGGAAGGGCTTCAAGGTGATTCCGCGACGCTGGGTCGTCGAGCGGACCTTCGGCCGGCTGATGCACCGCCGTCGCCTCGCCCGCGACTACGAGCCCCACTCGCACCGCTCCGAAGCCGTGATCCAGGTGGCCATGGTCGACCTCGGAAGCAGGCGGCTCACCCGTGAATCGACCGCGAACTGGCGCGACTCCTGGGCCGGCCAAGTCAGGCGGCAGAGCCCTGAGCAGGGCAATGCCAGTCAGCCGAGTCGATCGCGTTCCCCTCCGCGTCGCTGAGGTGGAAGCAGTTGCCGTTGGCCCACACCGTCACCGATTCGGGCCGATGAACGACCTGGAATGGCTCGTCCCCACGCAGCGTCCCGGACCATGAACCATCCGCTGCAGGCGAGTGGGTGACCACGACCCACGTCTGCTCCGGGAGAAGCTGGTGCGTATTCGCCCAGGGCTCCACGGTCACCTCCAGCGCCGCCTCACCACCGTTGCTGATCAGCAGCCGCGCTGTTCCCCCAGTGGCCACTCGCGGCGCACCTCCTTGTCTCTACGGACACCCTGGTCCAACCGCAGCCCTTGCGGGCTCTCACAACCCGATCGTCACACACCCGATCTTCCCGGTCGCAGAACTAGGGCGTTTCCTTCGGGTCATCTGATCGTTGGTTGATGTGTGTCGTTGACTGGTGCCCAGTGGGCGCGGATCGAGCCGTTGCTGCCAAATTGGATGCCAAGGCGTGGTGGCCGTGCCCCGTCTCTCCCCGGTCCGGTAGTTCACCCGAGCCCCGTGCGGCGCCGGTAACGCGGACGTGGCCGGTGGCGTTTGTGGCCGCGAGGAGTCTTCCTCGTACGGGGGTCGAGACGGCAGCACGGGGGCGACGACGGTCGGGGCTGCGGGTGCCGGGCCCGGCACCCGTTGTGCTCCCCGAAGGCCGCCAGCAGGCAGGAGTGGCCCTCGACGATCAGGGTGGAAGACCGCACCCGACGTGCGGGAATGTGGCAGCAGTCGGCCGGCGTCTGCGGTACGCGGTCGGTGACGCTCATGGAGCAGCGCCGTACGTCCTGCGACGGGCCCGGGGATGCAATGGCGTTCCCGGCCACGGCGGAGTCACCCGATCCAGCGATCCCGCGACCTAGACGCCACGCGTTTCATTGGTGGTTGAACCGGAGCAGGGGGAGTACCGCCGGGAATCTGCTGTACACCTGGCGGCATGAAGCCGGGGATTCTCAGCCGCTTACAGCCTGCCGCCGAGCCGACGGCCCCAGCTACGAAGACGACCGATTCCGCGTCGACCTGCGCCGGCATTCATGTACGACTACGGCGGCATCGACCTGTGCTGCACCTCCCTCACCACGATGCGTACGCCCTCCTTCGAGAAAGAGTTGCGATGACTGAGAACCCGTCTGTGCCCGGACCGCGCCGGGACATGGCGATGCACAACGACTGGTGGGCTTCGGGCTGGGAACACGTCCTGCCCCGCCAGGGCTTCCCGCTGACGATGCTGATCAGCACTGCGAGCCAGCCCGGCTTCACCGGCTCCCTGGACGACCTCCTGCAGGAGTTCTTCGACGGCCACTGGCGCATGATCGGCGGCAACCTCGACGGCCCGCTCACGTTCTCGTGGCCCGACGAGGAATGGGACTACAACGAGGCACCGGAGGGACGCGAAGCGTGTGAGGCGGACCGATGGGAGAAGTTCGGCGCCATGCTCACGGCTGCCGGCTTCCCCGTGCCCACGACCGTGCGGGACCTCTCCGAGCTCTACCTGACCTGGGGACTGACGCGCCGTGAGGAGACGCCGAACGGCACCCGATGGTCGATGCCCGCCGTGCTGCCGCTGCCCGGTGACCTGCTGCCCCTGGACGACGAACTCGCCAGGCGGCTCGACTGGATCCGCTGGACGACGCGAGCCGCCCCGTTCGTCAACGGGCTCATCACGTACCTGGTCGACGAGCTGGGCGAACCGGGGGAGGTTCTCACCTCCCTCGACCGCCTGTCGATCGCCACCGCCCACGACGCCGACGACGTCCGCCTCGCCCTCGCAGAGCTCGTGGATGCCGGCGACGCTCAGGTGCAGCGCGGCCAGGAACAGGCCGACGTGGAAAGGCTGGAGACGCATCAGCGTTTCCGTCTGGTCATGGACTGGGACCACTTCAACGAAACCCGCATGCACCTGAGCATCAAGGGGGACGACGACGCATGACCGAGAGCGCGCCTGGCGCGGTGGGAACGCAGGACACGCGACTGATCGTGGTCCGTGGCAACAGCGCTTCAGGGAAGTCGTCCGTCGCGGCCGGTCTGCGCGAGAAGTTCGGCCGCAACCTCGCGATCGTCGGCCAGGACTACCTGCGCCGCATCGTGCTGCGCGAACACGACCGGCCCGGCGGCGCCAGCATCGGCCTGATCGACCTGACCGCTCGCTACGCCCTGGACAACGGCTTCCACGTTGTCGTGGAGGGCATCCTGTACGCCGACCGCTACGGCACGATGCTCCAGGACCTGGTGCGCGCCCACCGCGGTGTCTCGCGCTGCTACTACCTCCACGTGCCCTACACGGAGACGGTGTTGAGACACGCGACGAAACCCGATGCCGAGTACCTCAAGCACGTCACCGAGGAGCACCTGAGCGGCTGGTACCGGGAGAAGGACCTGCTGCCCGACGACCTGGAGACCATCATCGACGCAGCCGGCACCCTGGACGACACCATCCGGCAGATCCTGCGCGAGAGCGGCCTGGACCGAGTGCTCCCGATCGACCGCTGACGAGCAGCTCCGCCCCTCCAGCGGCCCCTCGTTCGTCGATCCATGTCGGTCCCCGTACGGAGTCCGTCGCGTCGTAGGCGTCCTTCCGACCGGTCGCTCAGCGCGCCGGAGGGTCTCGGTTGAGCGCGGGCGACGATCGACGATCGACGACCGGGCGAGTGGTGCGACCTCTTGGGTGCAGCCATGCGTGCCTTGCCTCCGATATCCGCGTGCGAACTCGCCCGTATCGTCGAGCGCCTGGACAGTGGACGATCCCCGTCCCGGGAGCCCCTCTCTGGTCTCTCTCGGTCGCTGCGCTAGCGTCTGCGTCTGCTGTCTCGTACGAACGGCCCAGGGGGGGCAACCCATATGACTGCGCTCGCAAAGCGGTGGATGTCGGCACTTACGGCGATGGCCGCTGGAGGCCTCGCCATCTCCGGCTGTTCAGCTACGGAGGCGAACCGAGCCACGACCTCTTCAGCGACAGCTACACACTCAACAACGCTGCCCCCGCTGACTGCAGGGCAACTGAAGGCTCTCGCCTTGAAGGGCAGTGAAGTGCCGCAAGAGCACAGTGTCCCTGTGCAGGATCCTGTGGTGAGGAGTGGGCAGAAGACCTTCCCGCCGGTCTCCGATGCCTCCTGCCAGAGGGCCCTCGACGTGCTCGGTTCCGAGACCGCCTCTGCCCATGTCTTCCAGATCTTCAACTGGAAGGAAAACATCATGGGAGGCGACTCCACGCTCGCTTCGTACGAGGGAGCGAAGGC is a window encoding:
- a CDS encoding SMI1/KNR4 family protein, coding for MADSKTTATDCDRLVELVVPPAEPVDAHGDWTAAEISIGTRLPGDYKRLVETYGWGEFCDFLYLRTPFGKSRHNGIEWQSASLTGSPERDRDRYPYPLHPALGALLVWGTTMDADRLCWLTSGSPDDWPVVVWSNEGWYETHPMRAAAFIEGWAGGQVSSRLLMDMEPGLVPWFNTFRPRIHRCMRLSEGPTAHPERLRRLREALAPTTDRGSWRSASEETGQDHFATVDTDWLLTYDVSHPHQIRIDFPPEDSEQVRQRLFAAAQLMECEVLQITTAAGEFLRAWDTATDEDEDE
- a CDS encoding DUF6042 family protein, yielding MTENPSVPGPRRDMAMHNDWWASGWEHVLPRQGFPLTMLISTASQPGFTGSLDDLLQEFFDGHWRMIGGNLDGPLTFSWPDEEWDYNEAPEGREACEADRWEKFGAMLTAAGFPVPTTVRDLSELYLTWGLTRREETPNGTRWSMPAVLPLPGDLLPLDDELARRLDWIRWTTRAAPFVNGLITYLVDELGEPGEVLTSLDRLSIATAHDADDVRLALAELVDAGDAQVQRGQEQADVERLETHQRFRLVMDWDHFNETRMHLSIKGDDDA
- a CDS encoding AAA family ATPase, with protein sequence MTESAPGAVGTQDTRLIVVRGNSASGKSSVAAGLREKFGRNLAIVGQDYLRRIVLREHDRPGGASIGLIDLTARYALDNGFHVVVEGILYADRYGTMLQDLVRAHRGVSRCYYLHVPYTETVLRHATKPDAEYLKHVTEEHLSGWYREKDLLPDDLETIIDAAGTLDDTIRQILRESGLDRVLPIDR